A part of Candidatus Alcyoniella australis genomic DNA contains:
- a CDS encoding SelB C-terminal domain-containing protein has protein sequence MARSNFGEGQELTGASRKFTIPLAEYFDRIKLTVRRGDVRLPRRTG, from the coding sequence TTGGCACGATCTAATTTTGGCGAGGGACAGGAGCTCACCGGCGCCAGCCGCAAGTTCACCATCCCGCTGGCCGAATACTTCGACCGCATCAAGCTCACCGTGCGCCGCGGCGACGTGCGCCTGCCGCGGCGCACGGGATGA